The Thunnus maccoyii chromosome 9, fThuMac1.1, whole genome shotgun sequence genome includes a region encoding these proteins:
- the ier3 gene encoding radiation-inducible immediate-early gene IEX-1: MYSRSDSMTLTVRRQESFAFSRLATRSTEPEVFTFERIPTQATAVHSFVPVRPKKRCTRVMYPAKVRMHLPPPEKSQAKRWLVILCLVVLWQIYTEDPCVETPLSSADSPVSDYHGFSFQSAEEVSASSAALSASPSGCEDGISSSDMSIPTTTCPMPSQETEGSHGFEQSAGKSYMVALLVYHRLGSDN; the protein is encoded by the coding sequence ATGTACTCACGATCTGACAGCATGACTCTGACTGTTCGCCGGCAGGAGAGCTTCGCCTTCTCCAGGCTGGCGACCCGCAGCACGGAGCCGGAGGTCTTCACCTTCGAGCGGATTCCGACTCAGGCCACCGCCGTGCACTCCTTTGTGCCCGTCCGGCCGAAGAAGCGCTGCACCCGGGTGATGTACCCCGCTAAAGTCCGCATGCACCTTCCACCACCGGAGAAAAGCCAAGCCAAGCGTTGGCTGGTCATCCTGTGCCTGGTGGTGCTGTGGCAGATCTACACCGAGGATCCCTGCGTCGAGACGCCGCTGAGCAGCGCAGACAGCCCGGTCAGCGACTACCACGGGTTCTCCTTCCAATCAGCGGAGGAGGTCAGCGCCAGCTCTGCGGCTCTGTCAGCCTCACCGAGCGGCTGCGAGGACGGCATCTCATCAAGTGACATGTCCATCCCCACCACCACCTGCCCAATGCCAAGCCAAGAGACGGAAGGCAGCCATGGGTTCGAGCAGAGCGCCGGGAAGAGCTACATGGTGGCTCTGCTGGTCTACCACAGACTGGGCAGCGACAACTAA